A genomic region of Arvicola amphibius chromosome X, mArvAmp1.2, whole genome shotgun sequence contains the following coding sequences:
- the Rlim gene encoding E3 ubiquitin-protein ligase RLIM, translating to MENSDSNDKGNDQSAAQRRSQMDRLDREEAFYQFVNNLSEEDYRLMRDNNLLGTPGESTEEELLRRLQQIKEGPPPQSSDENRGGDSSDDLSNGDSIIDWLNSVRQTGNTTRSGQRGNQSWRAVSRTNPNSGDFRFSLEINVNRSNGSQTPENENEPSARRLSVENMDSSSQRQMENSASETSSARPSRSERSSAEALTEVPSTRGQRRARSRSPEHRRTRARAERSRSPLHPANEIPRRSHHSISSQTFEHPLVNELEGSSRTRHHVTLRQQISGPELLGRGLFAASGSRNSAAQGTSSSDTGANGEAAGSGQRPPTIVLDLQVRRVRPGEYRQRDSIASRTRSRSQTPNNTVTYESERGGFRRTFSRSERAGVRTYVSTIRIPIRRILNTGLSETTSVAIQTMLRQIMTGFGELSYFMYSDSDSEPGISVPTRNTERIETRSGRGSSGGNSSGSGSSSSPGSSSNGESSESSSEMFEGSNEGTRILAPGARREGRHRAPVIFDESGTLPFLSLAQFFLLNEDDDDQPRGLTKEQIDNLAMRSFGENDALKTCSVCITEYTEGNKLRKLPCSHEYHVHCIDRWLSENSTCPICRRAVLSSGNRESVV from the exons ATGGAAAACTCAGATTCTAACGATAAAGGAAATGACCAATCTGCAGCACAGCGCAGAAGTCAGATGGATCGATTGGATCGGGAAGAAGCTTTCTATCAATTTGTAAATAACCTGAGCGAAGAAGACTATAGACTTATGAGAGACAACAATTTGCTAGGCACACCAG GTGAAAGCACTGAGGAGGAGTTGCTCAGAAGACTACAGCAAATAAAAGAGGGTCCGCCACCACAGAGCTCAGATGAAAATAGAG gTGGAGACTCTTCAGATGACCTGTCCAATGGTGACTCTATAATAGATTGGCTTAACTCTGTCAGACAGACTGGCAATACAACAAGAAGTGGTCAGAGAGGAAATCAGTCCTGGAGGGCAGTGAGCCGGACTAATCCAAACAGTGGTGATTTCAGATTCAGTTTAGAGATAAATGTTAACCGTAGTAATGGAAGCCAAACCccagagaatgaaaatgaacCATCTGCTAGACGTCTTAGTGTAGAAAACATGGACAGCAGCAGCCAAAGGCAAATGGAAAATTCAGCATCTGAGACATCATCTGCCAGACCATCTAGGTCAGAACGCAGTTCTGCTGAAGCATTAACCGAAGTGCCATCcaccagaggtcagaggagggcaagAAGCCGGAGCCCAGAACACCGGAGAACCAGAGCCAGAGCTGAAAGAAGTAGGTCTCCTCTGCACCCAGCAAATGAAATTCCACGAAGATCTCATCATAGCATCTCATCTCAGACTTTTGAGCACCCTTTAGTAAATGAGCTTGAAGGAAGTTCTAGAACCCGTCACCATGTGACTTTGAGACAGCAGATAAGTGGACCTGAGTTGCTAGGTAGAGGTCTTTTTGCAGCTTCTGGGTCGAGAAATTCTGCCGCTCAAGGGACAAGTTCTTCAGACACGGGTGCCAATGGTGAAGCTGCAGGATCTGGACAAAGACCTCCAACCATTGTCCTTGATCTTCAAGTCAGAAGAGTTCGTCCGGGAGAATACCGGCAGAGAGATAGCATAGCTAGCAGAACTCGGTCAAGGTCTCAGACTCCAAACAACACAGTCACTTATGAAAGTGAACGTGGAGGTTTTAGGCGAACCTTTTCACGTTCTGAGCGTGCAGGTGTGAGAACCTATGTGAGTACTATCAGGATTCCCATTCGTAGAATCTTAAATACTGGATTAAGCGAAACTACATCTGTTGCGATTCAAACCATGTTAAGGCAGATAATGACAGGTTTTGGTGAGCTGAGTTACTTTATGTACAGTGACAGTGACTCAGAGCCTGGCATCTCAGTCCCCACTCGAAATACGGAGAGAATAGAGACACGGAGTGGAAGAGGGAGCTCTGGTGGTAACAGCTCTGGTTCCGGCTCCAGCTCCAGCCCTGGCTCCAGTTCCAATGGTGAAAGTTCAGAAAGTAGCTCAGAGATGTTTGAAGGCAGTAATGAAGGAACCCGAATTCTCGCACCAGGTGCCAGGAGAGAGGGCCGACATAGGGCCCCAGTTATATTTGATGAGAGTGGCACTTTGCCATTCCTTAGTCTGGCTCAGTTTTTCCTCTTAAATGAGGATGATGACGACCAACCTAGAGGACTCACCAAAGAACAGATTGATAACTTGGCAATGAGAAGTTTCGGTGAAAATGATGCATTGAAGACATGTAGTGTTTGCATTACAGAATATACAGAAGGCAACAAACTTCGTAAGCTACCTTGCTCCCATGAGTACCACGTCCACTGCATCGACCGCTGGTTATCGGAGAATTCCACCTGTCCCATTTGTCGCAGGGCTGTCTTATCTTCTGGGAACAGAGAAAGTGTTGTgtga